Within Bacillota bacterium, the genomic segment TGGGGAAGTTATTTTTCGGGATTTTCTGGAATTCAATACAGCGGCGGGTAAAGAGTGAACAAGAATATCTCTTGCTTTGGTCGAACCATATTTACGATCCAGACTAATCCAGATAAGCCCAAATCTGAGGATTCTAGGCAGAATCCCGCATAACGAACTCATATCCACAGAAGACCACGCGGTTGCTATGAGTTTCTTTATCTCCGGCGATGGATTCTAGCAAAAGCTCCATTGCCTTATAGCCCATCTCGTACATAGGGAGCCTCACCGTAGTAAGAGATGGTGTTACCAGGCTCGCAAGCGGTATATCATCAAAACCTACTACTGCTATATCCTCAGGCACCCTTAACCCATACTCCCTGGCTGCGCCCATGACCCCTATCGCCATCTGGTCATTCCCAGCGAATACCGCCGTAGGACGCCTTTCCATCGGGAGCTCGAAGAATCTTCGGGCAGCCTCCATACCACCTTGAACCTTGAAATCTGCCTCGCTCACCAGGGATTCATCATATGGCACCCCATGAAAAGCTAGCGCTTGTTTGTATCCCTCAAGCCTGTCTTGGCTTGTGGTCGACAGAAGAGAACCTGAAATAAAGCCAATCCTTCTATGGCCTTTGCCCAAAAGATATTCTGTGACTTCCCTTGCTGCCATTACGTTATCTACAACCACTGCTCTAAAAGGAAGACTATGTCTCCCGATTACAACCACTGCTATATTGTCATCCTCTAGTCTCAAAAGATGACGGTCATTATTCATGGCTCCACCAGTGAGAATGATGCCATCTGCCCTCTTTTCCTTGAGAATGTTGAAATATTGATTCTCCTTTTCGAGTTTTCTATCCGTATTGCAGAGGATCACGGAATACCCATTGGAATTTGCGCATTCCTCCACACCCTTGACTATCTCAGTGAAGTAAGGGTCGGAGATGTCGGGTATAAGAAGGCCTATTGTTTTGGAACTTCCGGTGACTAGACTTCGAGCAATAGCATTGGGTTTATAGTTCAGCTTTCGCGCTGCCAGGAGCACCTTATCCCTGGTTTTCTCACTGACAGCACCTTTGTTGTTTAATACATAAGATGCAGTTGAAAGACTTACCCCTGCAAGCTTTGCAACATCCTTGATAGTAACAGAAGACATCCTAATCCCCCAAATTCACCATGCATATCGGGCATCATGGCTGAAGCGTTTCTATGAGATAAACCCTCCAAATCTCTTGGATAAAATCACTTTCTATAGAAATGTTTATTCTACAAGAATAGTGTTATTCCTTCCTGGGAGGCGAAAATTATTTACGATAGGGAAAGATATAACTTATAAACAGATCAGCGGATTATCGGCATTAAAAACATAGCATTTCTTCAAAACCCGGCGGAGAGCCGCACCTCGCGAACAGCCGCACCTCAAAAATAAGGAAAGCGCCAGGAGCAGCCACAGCGGTGGTGGGTTCCCGGCGCAAGAGCGGGCAAACAGGCTTGTAAATCTAGAGCGAGGTAGCGAGAGAGATGAGATCTACCGCCCCTCTCGGACATATTTCCTTGCACAGTCCGCAACCATCGCATCTGTCGTTGATTTCATGGGTCTCAATTCCTTCTTCAATGGCGGAATAGGTGCATACAGATTTGCAGCGTCCGCAGTTGTTACACCTAGACTTATTAATTCTGGCCCTATACAAATGGCGACGATCTACTTCCTCCGTAGACAAAATCCTGGCATTTATCTTCCCGCGGAACTCGTCAATTGTTCTGTACCCCTTGCCTTCCATGAACTTCAGTAATCCTTCGTTGAATTCTCGGACCACCTCATAGCCATTCATGATAACCGAGGTGCATGTCTGAACTGTGTTTGCGCCTACGAGCAGATACTTGATCACATCCTCTGGTGAATCTACGCCTCCACTGGCGCTGATATCTAAAGCTACATGGGGACGGATAGCGCTTATCCACCTCAGGCCGAGATGAATGGCCCAGGGTCCTCCATGACCAGCATAGCTCCCATGCATTATGGGAATTTCCCGCTCGATATCGATTTCAAGTCCGGTGAAACGATTAAATAGAGTGACCCCATTGCACCCAAGCTGTTCCAGCTCATGCACCACGTTCAGCGGAGCGGTGAGCTGCGCGCTGAGTTTCACCACGATCGGGATTTTGACCTCGCTACGCACGATCCGCGCAACATCGAAAATAGTCTCTTCTACCTTGACACCGGAGAACGTCACAGACCCATGAGGACATGAGACATTAAGCTCCAGGACGCTGGCACCTGCGGCCTCCATCCTTTTGGCATAAGAGGCCCATCCTTCCGGAGTATAGCAATTTATTGACGCAATCACTGGTATTGATAATTCATTCCTACATCGCTCAACTTCTCGCGCATAGCGGTCCGGACCCCAGACGCTCGCCTGCTCATACGAATAGAGAATGAAAGACCTCTTCTCGCCTGACCCTCTTCGTATGATGGCAAATCTTGGCGTCGGCGCTTCACGGCAGACCTCTTTTTCAAAAAGAGATTTCATGACAATAGCCCCTGCGCCATTATCCTGGCATCGCTTGATATTTTCGAAATTCCCTGTAATATTGGCCGAACCTACAACTACGGGACTTGTGAGTTTGACACCGCAAAAAGTTGTATCGAGCGTAGCCAATTGCTCTTCCTCCCCATTCTCATGATTCATCTGCCGCTATAGATGACCAAGGTGAAATTCAGAGAGAAACTCAGAAACTCAAATTATGCACACACCATATATAAACCATCCTGGAGCCAGGGTTCGGCGGGTCCTTTAGCTTTGGGCTTGATTATCTCTGAATAAACGGAGTATCAGTTACAGGATATACAAGGCACTCGCCTTCCCCCATGAGACTGGCTCCTCCACGCGCAGGATCATAGAGCTTCCCGCTTCCTCTGCATGCGAAGCCGTTGAGCGTTCCTCAGAGTCTCTGCGCTCATCAAAGTAGCCGTGACCGATTATGATATACTTCTCCCACGAAGGATCAGGAGGCATGGGTTCAATATCATTTGGATCCGAAAAAAACAAGTGAGGCCCCCTGCTCTCTTTTCGCAATAAACACGCTCGTACAATCATCTCAGCCACATCAAGAATATTGCGGGTTTCAAGAGCATGAATCAGTTCCTCTGGCGACTTAGTTTCTGGGAAGTTAATCCCAGCCGATCTTATTCTCAGGATCTCTTCCAGACCCCTTTCCAACTCTGCTTCAGTTCGGACCACGCCAGCCACAGAGTAGAGGATTTCCTGAATTCTAGCCCTTGCCTCCTTGTGTTCCATCTGGCCCTTTCTAAACGCCCTTAGGGTAACCCCAAGCCTTTCCTTTGTCCGATCCGCTGACTCTCTATCAGGGATCGACGGCCTAGTTATCTTAGCATTCATGGCGAACCTGGCAGCTTCCTCGCCCGCGATCCTACCGAATACCTGGCAGTCAAGAAGAGAATTCCCCCCAGGTCTATTAGCGCCATGCTGGCCCCCTGCCACTTCTCCGCAAGCGAATAGCCCATCGATGTTTGTTTCGGCACGATCCCCTATTTTAACCCCACCCTGGAAATGCTGGATTGCAGGGGCAATCTCAAGAGTTTCCCCTGCCGCCAAGTCCACCCCGCGCTCCATGAGCCACTTTATCGCTTCTGGGTTTAGTTCAGAAAGACGTGCAAAAGGTGAATGGCCCCTGTCCAGCGACCCTGTCATTCCCCCGGATACGGCTTCTTTTTTAGCCTCCCTGAAATAGAAATTGCGGACGGAATCCGGCAGTGCATCAAATAAAAAGCCTTGGGGGTTCCGAGAGAAATCCAGAAAGACCCTATGGCCTGCCCTCATTTCTTTCCAGACCGCTATATCTATCCTGTGGGACGGCTTATCATAGGATACAGGCCAGCTTGCTCCCTTATTGAAAACAGTGGAGTAGATCTCGGAATAACTAGCACCTGGAGGAAAGTATCTGATCAAAAATTCCTCGCCATCATCATTTATGAACCTCGGGATGGCTCGCATCATGCTTCCAGAACAGGCCAGGTTTGTCTTTATAGAGGAAAGCCCTATCTGTATGAACTCCATATTCACAAGGTGGGCTCCGGCGCGATATGCCATGGCATAACCATCTCCGGTCTGTCCAGGGGGAAATACACTTACTGCAAAAGCCCCACCTCCCCCTCCAGTGGCAAGGACCACGGCCCCGGCATGAAAGCAAATCCACCTTCCGTCAAACCTGATACCATACGCCCCTGCCGCATGGCCATTCGAATCGATGGCGAGCTCCCATACCATGCAATTCTCATAGGTCTCAATTCCAAGCTGCCTGACCTTATCAACAAGAGCATATTCAATATGATTTGCGGTGTGGGGGCCGGTATAGCACGCCCTGGGATAGCCAGATCCATCCGTAACGAATTGATCGAATCTCCCATCTTCACGTTTTGCAAAAGGGATCCCCAAATCAATCAGATAGGAGAAAGCCTCATATGACCTTTTCGCCAAGATCATGGCGAGGTGGGCATCGGATACTCTGCCGCCAAGCTCATATATATCCCTGGCATGGTAGATCCAATTGTCGCTACCCTCGGGTTCAGTGTATGGAAGCGTAACATGAAAAGCCATCCGGTCAGAACAAGCAAGTGCCGTAACCCCACATTTCCCGAGTTCCCCCTTTATGGCCATGGCGACTCGTCCATCCGGGCCGAGGCTCTCTTTCGCGGCTATGGCGGCTCGTAGGGCAGCCCCACCCCCTCCGATTACAAGAACGTCGATATGCACATGATCAATATTGCAGGGCAAATTCATGGATGCGTCTTGCCTCCGAAACTTCGATTTTCATATTTTCTCAAGGGATCAATACAGCCTTTATTACCTCTCTATGTTCCATGGCGGCAAGGGCGGCATTCGCCTCGGAAAGAGGGAACCTGTGAGTGACAAGCTTGATGAAGAACTCGGGCATTTTCTTCACCAGTGAGACCGCATCGAAGACATGCCTGGTGTCGCTGACCCATACGCCCTGATATCTAATATTCCTCCGGGTTATGTCGCCGAACGGATCAATTTCCACCAGCCCTCCTGGCGCCCCGAACCCTGCTGAAAGGTATGCGCCTCCCTGGCGGACCAAACTTAGCCCCTCCCTAACCGCAGCAGCAGTTCCAACTGTCTCAACTACCATATCTGCACCACGCCCATCAGTAAAGCGCCTGATGAAGTCCCTCCGCTCCCCTTCAGTCGTTTTATTTCGATTTAATGTGATGGCGCCAACATGCCTGCATAACTCAAGCCTTGAATCAGTCCCGCCAATCACTATTACATTCTCGGCACCGTAAGCCCTGGCAAAAGCACAAGCGAAAATTCCAAGCGGCCCTGGCCCCTGAACCACTACGGTGTCGCCCATATCAGGCCTTACAAGCTCAAAAGCATGGGCAACCGTGGCCCCTGAACAGGCCGCCGCCACCATTATTGCCGGGTCATTGACCACTGCCTGATCAAGCTTAATGAAATCAGTACCCGGAGCAATAACTATATGCCTGGCATAGCAACCAGATAGATGCGGATAATCTTTACAAGACATGTTTATCCCGTAGGCTTTCCGGTTAGGGCAGAGAGATGGGATTTTTTTGACCGCACAGAAATAACAATGGCCGCAGCTCAGACCGCGATTCCAGATCACAAGGTCGCCGGAAGAGAGAGGTTTGCCAGTGATATCTACCAGGCCATCTGGCAAGTATTCCAGGATGCCGACCCCTTCGTGGCCAAGAATGATAGGGAACGGAACACGATCATCTTTTCCATGAAACATGTGGACATCTGAACCACACACCCCAGCAGCTGCTATTCTTACGACTATATAGTGAGGGTCGACATCGACCTCGAAATGCCGTTCCTCAAGTGGCCTGCCAGGAGCCTGCAGGACCATCGCTGTGGTTTCAATCTTCATGTGGAACCATCACCTTTGCTAAAGCACTTCTATTGCTTATTTGGGTGTCGGACATCCTGAGCGAAACGTTTCTATATGATAGACATACCAAAAATCAGGAACAAAAACACCGTCCATAAAAATGTTTATTCTACGGATGTGCGACTATTCCTTCCCGGCTCAGCTCCCGGAAAGCTAATTAAGACTGACAAGATCGATATAGATACCCGACTCCGAAGTTGCCGCGAAATCCGGGCGCACCGCACGCAAGGCCATTGTGATGCCCTGCGCATCGGGTGCAACTCTTGAGTTCGAGCTTGTATATTTCTTGTATATTTATAAAATGGTAGTTTCTCTGATGGCAACGTAAAAGGATCCAGCTGGTGAAACTCTGAAAGACCGTATTGAGAGCATGATCTGAGACAGGTTTCTCATTGCAGGTCAAGAAGGTTCGCGGCGCTCTTTACCCCGACCGACGTTCCCCTTCTTTACAAATAACAGACTCCGGAAAGAGTCCGCGAATGGAGGATTTCATTTCGGTAGGCAAAGATTAGCCCACAGACTGAAATGGAATGACTCCGAATCACAGATCTGGGGTGAGAGCATAACGCCATCTTCAAGTTCGATCTCAGCCACCTTTTCGATAATTGCTAAGCGAATTGGCCTTGTCCTTTTCGGTACCACGACAAGGACATCTATATCCGATTCAGGACCTGCATCTCCCCTTGCCTGTGAGCCGTATAAGATTACTCGCTCATATTGAATACCGTACTTCCTTAATCGCTCAACGAACTTCCTGACAATTCGGATTGCTTCCGGATTAGTCAATGGCCCGGCTGCAGCTCTTCTTGTAGCAGACTTCTTTTCGCTCATGCGATATCGCCTCTGCCCCTCAAGATAGACCCTTTATATTGATTATATCCTGTGCTCTCAGTTAAACTCAACGAAAACCATGAATTATCGGCAGGGTTCTTGTTGGAGTCATTCGGGCTTCTACTGGTGCCCAGATTCTTTGCCTGGATCTGTGGACTCATAAGCGGAGGTTCGCTGCCTAAGGGAGCCAAGCTCTGATTCATAGGAAAGAAGAATTTAACATAAATTCTGTGCCACTCCGTGTAATGGTCCGATAATATAACAAGCCTGGAGTTTCAATCTAGCCAAACTCGGGAAAGCTGCAAGATAGGACCTCGCCCCCGGGATAAGGAGCAGGGGCGAGGTCACTGGGGACAAACTAGTGATTTGAAATGTAACCCTGAGATGGAGCAGATCCCTCAATCCACTATTTAAAGAACCATTGCTCTGGACGGAAGGTCATCCAGAACCAGTTATCAGCGCCGAACCATATCTTCTTTTCATTACCCTTAACGACATTAGCGAGGTTGTTCTTTATTACCAGTGGCCATCCTGCCATTCCAACGGTTCCGATCATATAGAGGTTCTTCGCGTGCATGTCATATATCTTCTTCGCCCAACTCATATACTCGGGGCTTCCAGGTGGGTACTTCCTCCACTCCCAGAACGCATTGTAGAGCGCCTTAAACTCCTCTGGGGGTTCTTCCCCATCTTTGCCGCCGCGGTTCAACCATAACCCCCATCGGTGAGCGTAAACCATGACCGAACCACCTGGCGGAAGCCACTTGTCGGTTTGGGCATAATTGCAGAGCTCCATGCTCCGGTCTATGTGCCAGGCCGTTATCTCATGCTGGTCCGATCCAATGCGGGTGAGCAAGAACGAACGCTCTCTCGGCATCACA encodes:
- a CDS encoding LacI family DNA-binding transcriptional regulator, with the translated sequence MSSVTIKDVAKLAGVSLSTASYVLNNKGAVSEKTRDKVLLAARKLNYKPNAIARSLVTGSSKTIGLLIPDISDPYFTEIVKGVEECANSNGYSVILCNTDRKLEKENQYFNILKEKRADGIILTGGAMNNDRHLLRLEDDNIAVVVIGRHSLPFRAVVVDNVMAAREVTEYLLGKGHRRIGFISGSLLSTTSQDRLEGYKQALAFHGVPYDESLVSEADFKVQGGMEAARRFFELPMERRPTAVFAGNDQMAIGVMGAAREYGLRVPEDIAVVGFDDIPLASLVTPSLTTVRLPMYEMGYKAMELLLESIAGDKETHSNRVVFCGYEFVMRDSA
- a CDS encoding 4Fe-4S binding protein; this translates as MNHENGEEEQLATLDTTFCGVKLTSPVVVGSANITGNFENIKRCQDNGAGAIVMKSLFEKEVCREAPTPRFAIIRRGSGEKRSFILYSYEQASVWGPDRYAREVERCRNELSIPVIASINCYTPEGWASYAKRMEAAGASVLELNVSCPHGSVTFSGVKVEETIFDVARIVRSEVKIPIVVKLSAQLTAPLNVVHELEQLGCNGVTLFNRFTGLEIDIEREIPIMHGSYAGHGGPWAIHLGLRWISAIRPHVALDISASGGVDSPEDVIKYLLVGANTVQTCTSVIMNGYEVVREFNEGLLKFMEGKGYRTIDEFRGKINARILSTEEVDRRHLYRARINKSRCNNCGRCKSVCTYSAIEEGIETHEINDRCDGCGLCKEICPRGAVDLISLATSL
- a CDS encoding FAD-binding protein gives rise to the protein MNLPCNIDHVHIDVLVIGGGGAALRAAIAAKESLGPDGRVAMAIKGELGKCGVTALACSDRMAFHVTLPYTEPEGSDNWIYHARDIYELGGRVSDAHLAMILAKRSYEAFSYLIDLGIPFAKREDGRFDQFVTDGSGYPRACYTGPHTANHIEYALVDKVRQLGIETYENCMVWELAIDSNGHAAGAYGIRFDGRWICFHAGAVVLATGGGGGAFAVSVFPPGQTGDGYAMAYRAGAHLVNMEFIQIGLSSIKTNLACSGSMMRAIPRFINDDGEEFLIRYFPPGASYSEIYSTVFNKGASWPVSYDKPSHRIDIAVWKEMRAGHRVFLDFSRNPQGFLFDALPDSVRNFYFREAKKEAVSGGMTGSLDRGHSPFARLSELNPEAIKWLMERGVDLAAGETLEIAPAIQHFQGGVKIGDRAETNIDGLFACGEVAGGQHGANRPGGNSLLDCQVFGRIAGEEAARFAMNAKITRPSIPDRESADRTKERLGVTLRAFRKGQMEHKEARARIQEILYSVAGVVRTEAELERGLEEILRIRSAGINFPETKSPEELIHALETRNILDVAEMIVRACLLRKESRGPHLFFSDPNDIEPMPPDPSWEKYIIIGHGYFDERRDSEERSTASHAEEAGSSMILRVEEPVSWGKASALYIL
- a CDS encoding alcohol dehydrogenase catalytic domain-containing protein — protein: METTAMVLQAPGRPLEERHFEVDVDPHYIVVRIAAAGVCGSDVHMFHGKDDRVPFPIILGHEGVGILEYLPDGLVDITGKPLSSGDLVIWNRGLSCGHCYFCAVKKIPSLCPNRKAYGINMSCKDYPHLSGCYARHIVIAPGTDFIKLDQAVVNDPAIMVAAACSGATVAHAFELVRPDMGDTVVVQGPGPLGIFACAFARAYGAENVIVIGGTDSRLELCRHVGAITLNRNKTTEGERRDFIRRFTDGRGADMVVETVGTAAAVREGLSLVRQGGAYLSAGFGAPGGLVEIDPFGDITRRNIRYQGVWVSDTRHVFDAVSLVKKMPEFFIKLVTHRFPLSEANAALAAMEHREVIKAVLIP
- a CDS encoding nucleotidyltransferase domain-containing protein, whose protein sequence is MSEKKSATRRAAAGPLTNPEAIRIVRKFVERLRKYGIQYERVILYGSQARGDAGPESDIDVLVVVPKRTRPIRLAIIEKVAEIELEDGVMLSPQICDSESFHFSLWANLCLPK